The window TTCGTACTATTAAGCCAATGAAGTCGTTTACCTAGGGTGGCGTCTCGCCTCTTCCACTCCTCCAGGATTGTTGAAAAACTCCCCCCCTCAAACAACTCCATTTGCATGGCTATTTCACTCACCAACCGTTTAAGCAGAACCCCTCTGTGAATGCGTTTTCCACTGACCGCCAAAAGCGATGTTACTCTGCCGCTAAGCTCAAGCGGGAAGGCATTCAGGGGAGTCGTAACATTTACCCCTATGCCAAGCACAACTGCCGTTTTTCCTCGTGATGTTACCGCCGTGCTTTCCGCCAAAATCCCAGCGACTTTCTTCCCATCAACCACTATATCATTTGGCCATTTGATCATGGTCGCAATAGTTGCCTCAAGATTGATGGCCCTGTTAACTGCTACTCCTGCAACAAGGGTCAATTTTGAAAGATGCTCAGGGGCAACCTGAGGCCACAAAACAATGGAGACGTACAGGCCTGAACCTGCCGGTGAAACCCAGCTTCTGCCAAGCCGCCCGCGCCCGCTAGTTTGTGAGTCGGCCATTATGATGGTCTGCTCAAAAAGCCCATTTCGAACCATCTCCAGGGCTTTTTGATTGGTAGAACCTATTGACTCGTGCCAGTAAAAAGGGATACTGCCCAACCG of the Desulfobulbaceae bacterium genome contains:
- a CDS encoding biotin--[acetyl-CoA-carboxylase] ligase; protein product: MRRWNLCVSGMCDTILQQAIDSGRLGSIPFYWHESIGSTNQKALEMVRNGLFEQTIIMADSQTSGRGRLGRSWVSPAGSGLYVSIVLWPQVAPEHLSKLTLVAGVAVNRAINLEATIATMIKWPNDIVVDGKKVAGILAESTAVTSRGKTAVVLGIGVNVTTPLNAFPLELSGRVTSLLAVSGKRIHRGVLLKRLVSEIAMQMELFEGGSFSTILEEWKRRDATLGKRLHWLNSTKQAIYGVSLGPDKDGRLQVRDASGKVHEVLSGDVTLAEY